In one Streptomyces venezuelae genomic region, the following are encoded:
- the nusA gene encoding transcription termination factor NusA produces the protein MDIDMSALRGLVREKEISFDLLVEAIESALLIAYHRTEGSHRRARVKLDRESGHVTVWAKEEADELEEGQEPKEFDDTPSDFGRIAATTAKQVILQRLRDAEDDATLGEYAGREGDIVTGVVQQGRDPKNVLVDIGKLEAILPVQEQVPGEQYPHGMRLRSYVVRVAKGVRGPSVTLSRTHPNLVKKLFALEVPEIADGSVEISAIAREAGHRTKIAVRSTRSGLNAKGACIGPMGSRVRNVMGELNGEKIDIVDWSDDPAEMVAHALSPARVSKVEVVDLGARSARVTVPDYQLSLAIGKEGQNARLAARLTGWRIDIRPDTEQPADQ, from the coding sequence GTGGACATCGACATGAGTGCCCTGCGGGGTCTGGTCCGGGAGAAGGAGATCTCCTTCGACCTCCTCGTCGAGGCGATCGAGTCGGCCCTCCTCATCGCCTACCACCGCACCGAGGGAAGCCACCGGCGCGCGCGCGTGAAGCTCGACCGCGAGAGCGGACACGTGACGGTCTGGGCGAAGGAGGAGGCGGACGAGCTCGAAGAGGGCCAGGAGCCCAAGGAGTTCGACGACACCCCGTCCGACTTCGGCCGCATCGCCGCGACCACCGCGAAGCAGGTCATCCTCCAGCGTCTGCGCGACGCCGAGGACGACGCGACGCTCGGTGAGTACGCCGGCCGCGAGGGCGACATCGTCACCGGCGTGGTCCAGCAGGGCCGCGACCCGAAGAACGTGCTGGTCGACATCGGCAAGCTGGAGGCCATCCTGCCCGTGCAGGAGCAGGTGCCCGGCGAGCAGTACCCCCACGGCATGCGCCTGCGCAGCTACGTCGTCCGGGTGGCCAAGGGTGTCCGCGGCCCGTCCGTGACGCTCTCGCGCACGCACCCGAACCTCGTGAAGAAGCTCTTCGCGCTGGAGGTCCCGGAGATCGCCGACGGTTCCGTCGAGATCTCGGCCATCGCCCGCGAGGCCGGCCACCGCACCAAGATCGCGGTCCGCTCGACGCGCTCGGGCCTCAACGCCAAGGGCGCCTGCATCGGCCCCATGGGCAGCCGTGTGCGCAACGTCATGGGCGAGCTCAACGGCGAGAAGATCGACATCGTCGACTGGTCCGACGACCCGGCCGAGATGGTCGCCCACGCGCTCTCCCCGGCCCGCGTCAGCAAGGTCGAGGTCGTCGACCTCGGCGCCCGCTCGGCCCGCGTGACCGTGCCCGACTACCAGCTGTCGCTCGCGATCGGCAAGGAGGGGCAGAACGCCCGCCTCGCCGCGCGGCTCACGGGCTGGCGCATCGACATCAGGCCCGACACGGAGCAGCCCGCCGACCAGTAG
- the truB gene encoding tRNA pseudouridine(55) synthase TruB, whose amino-acid sequence MSNSGTTPDGLVIVDKPSGFTSHDVVAKMRGIAKTRRVGHAGTLDPMATGVLVLGVERATKLLGHLALTEKEYLGTIRLGQNTLTDDAEGEITSSTDASKVTRQAIDAGIAKLSGDIMQVPSKVSAIKIDGKRSYARARKGEDFEIPARPVKISAFTVYDVRDAVAEDGTPVLDLVVSVVCSSGTYIRAIARDLGADLGVGGHLTALRRTRVGPYKLDTAKTLDQLQEELTVMPVADAAGRAFPRWDVDEKRGRLLLNGVRIDMPEEYAGVGAVAVFDPEGRFLVLAEESRGKAKSLAVFA is encoded by the coding sequence ATGAGCAACAGCGGCACCACGCCGGACGGCCTTGTCATCGTCGACAAGCCGTCCGGCTTCACTTCGCACGACGTGGTGGCCAAGATGCGCGGGATCGCCAAGACCCGCCGCGTCGGCCACGCGGGCACCCTCGACCCCATGGCGACCGGCGTCCTCGTGCTCGGCGTCGAACGCGCCACCAAGCTCCTCGGCCACCTCGCGCTGACCGAGAAGGAGTACCTGGGCACGATCAGGCTCGGCCAGAACACCCTCACCGACGACGCCGAGGGCGAGATCACCTCGTCGACGGACGCGTCGAAGGTCACCCGCCAGGCCATAGACGCGGGCATCGCCAAGCTGTCCGGCGACATCATGCAGGTGCCGTCGAAGGTCAGCGCCATCAAGATCGACGGCAAGCGGTCGTACGCCAGGGCCCGCAAGGGCGAGGACTTCGAGATCCCGGCCAGGCCGGTCAAGATCTCGGCCTTCACGGTGTACGACGTCCGTGACGCGGTCGCCGAGGACGGCACGCCCGTGCTCGACCTGGTCGTCTCGGTCGTCTGCTCATCGGGTACGTACATCAGGGCGATCGCCCGCGACCTGGGCGCCGACCTCGGCGTCGGCGGTCACCTGACCGCGCTGCGCCGCACCCGCGTCGGCCCCTACAAGCTGGACACGGCGAAGACCCTCGACCAGCTCCAGGAGGAGCTGACCGTGATGCCCGTGGCCGACGCCGCGGGCCGGGCCTTCCCGCGCTGGGACGTGGACGAGAAGCGCGGCAGGCTGCTGCTCAACGGCGTCCGGATCGACATGCCCGAGGAGTACGCGGGTGTGGGCGCCGTCGCCGTCTTCGACCCGGAGGGCCGCTTCCTGGTCCTCGCGGAGGAGTCGCGAGGCAAGGCCAAGAGCCTGGCCGTCTTCGCCTGA
- a CDS encoding YlxR family protein, with amino-acid sequence MSGRTHARACPERTCVGCRERAAKSDLLRIVRKEDACVPDPSGTLPGRGAYVHPALVCLDLAVRRRAFPRAFRAQGPLDTEALRRAVETVAQEATP; translated from the coding sequence GTGTCTGGCCGGACGCATGCCCGCGCATGCCCTGAGCGCACCTGTGTGGGGTGCCGGGAGCGAGCGGCCAAGAGCGATCTGCTGCGCATCGTGCGGAAAGAGGACGCCTGCGTCCCCGATCCAAGCGGTACGCTGCCCGGCCGGGGTGCGTATGTACACCCCGCCCTGGTCTGTCTGGACCTGGCGGTCCGCCGCCGGGCGTTCCCGAGGGCGTTCCGCGCCCAGGGACCGCTCGACACGGAGGCACTGCGCCGGGCTGTCGAGACAGTCGCCCAGGAGGCGACACCGTAA
- the rbfA gene encoding 30S ribosome-binding factor RbfA, whose translation MADNARAKRLADLIREVVAQKLQRGIKDPRLGTHVTITDTRVTGDLREATVFYTVYGDDEDRAAAAAGLESAKGVLRSAVGQAAGVKFTPTLSFVADALPDNARAIEDLLDKARMSDAKVREVSAGAEFAGGADPYRKPEDESDEETDGDARA comes from the coding sequence GTGGCCGACAACGCGCGGGCGAAAAGGCTGGCGGACCTCATCCGAGAGGTGGTTGCTCAGAAGCTGCAGCGCGGGATCAAGGACCCGCGGCTCGGCACGCACGTGACGATCACGGACACCCGGGTGACCGGCGACCTGCGGGAGGCCACGGTCTTCTACACGGTCTACGGCGACGACGAGGACCGCGCGGCGGCCGCCGCGGGCCTGGAGAGCGCCAAGGGCGTCCTCCGGTCGGCGGTCGGACAGGCCGCGGGCGTGAAGTTCACGCCGACCCTGTCCTTCGTCGCGGACGCCCTGCCGGACAACGCGCGGGCCATCGAGGACCTCCTCGACAAGGCCCGGATGTCCGACGCCAAGGTGCGCGAGGTCTCGGCCGGCGCCGAGTTCGCGGGCGGCGCGGACCCGTACCGCAAGCCCGAGGACGAGTCCGACGAAGAGACGGACGGCGACGCCCGAGCATGA
- a CDS encoding DUF503 domain-containing protein, whose product MYVGTLSFDLLLGDVHSLKEKRSVVRPIVAELQRKYAVSAAEVGGQNLHRRAEIGLAVVSGDAGHLHDVLDRCERLVAARPEVELLSVRRRLHGDDD is encoded by the coding sequence ATGTATGTGGGGACTCTGTCCTTCGATCTGCTCCTCGGCGACGTACATTCGCTGAAGGAGAAACGCTCCGTCGTCCGTCCGATCGTCGCCGAGCTCCAGCGCAAGTACGCGGTGAGCGCGGCGGAAGTGGGCGGTCAGAACCTGCACCGCAGAGCCGAGATCGGCCTCGCGGTGGTGTCCGGCGACGCGGGCCACCTCCACGACGTACTGGACCGGTGCGAGCGCCTCGTCGCCGCCCGGCCCGAAGTGGAGCTGCTGTCGGTACGACGGCGGCTGCACGGCGACGATGACTGA
- a CDS encoding trypsin-like peptidase domain-containing protein has protein sequence MAARGRDGFSVPAPEPSLVRVCDLAGRPRGTGFAADEHGTVVTSHEAVDGLARIVLHAPDGRTCVVPAEAVAELPGTDLALVRTEGLGLRPLPFAARASVATGAYVRIAAGGWREARVLGTSAVTYTATDRCHAVGAALELAIGTDGADALRLGGGAAGGPVVDAVTGAVLAVLGTALRPRRGSEPPAQDAHGSAGFAAWSAGPSVQDGHRPAGFTGWSSGPSVQDAQGPAGFAGWNSESSAQDAQGPVGFAVWSSEPSVQDAHRPAGFAVPLLAAAAADPGGPLAELIARNAATVPAYGEDLNLAGALHLTATSAGSDGPPAPLHEPVERPDTAREFATFLTGPARVLGLVGDPGTGRTTELAALAARRARGAEPAPTLWLRGADLRGTDVSVADAVERALDRAGRILTASAEDGQGLGDHSADRVARLVHAAGRPLLLLLDGPEEMPAVLAHRLAQWSSGTARWLGDTGARLVVACRAEYWEQAGAHFDAASLHAAADGAELPGCVRLGDLPEPQASRARALHGIPDDALAAADARHPLALRLLGEVRGATPSAPPPGTPTREDVFSAYLHLLCLRVAVRLAAANGLRGSAVRRLAARVSGQVHEAARRCLGPGHGELDRAFFEEAFPWGARLHGCTGWASAVLTEGLLVPAGPGYRFAHEEVADWLQGTHLDVDGALEALVHRYRGVGGSPGAGAVASVDRGAAAAAGLEVPVGPGVQVDSAASVESVGLGVPGGPAVSVGSAGSGGPSVSEWPGGPAVPPDGDADGDADGDAVVPEQRRRRAAAARAAASGPARDSAPAPAPAPAAVSAPSPTPTPTPVPLLPVPRHRIGPVVQALLLLGRQRGAAELASRLGELTDALVEFGDGGAAGGSGDGAWWASHLLGEVLLRVPDATPYLAVLEPLAARGEFGTAFWLGLPLAEADRFSLLRRLVVHDGPPGTPDRRLDAVAVLLRADPAGVQPLLARWFGDERPLDAAPDATVASAAQALLHTHRHRAIDDLTEALVDCAHARADELLAALAEEEPAALCRAVDRWARDERPGRRVAAAAYGLRAAPHTTTAAEHALLRCSALALLARSADDALHGAALALLVRDPSTRAQHLPDALRRFTAGDPRLPASALAAALTTHPEPVLDAFRTRLHAPDPAADAILCCLADVTTPALARRVATLVHDLLETRPEAAAPAVAYIDRRLEHGPDVRPVLFPLVAGLLHSRHVQVRAALAPVLAAPGTAVSRALRGELLDVLLSQERDAAVLESVLRAVVLGVSECGEDRARERVHRTVLLLVRTPEGASRCDRLLVELARGRPGFAALVTGWLADAPQDWAALVGPSALRVIENLAGGVRVPA, from the coding sequence ATGGCGGCACGCGGCCGGGACGGCTTCTCGGTTCCCGCGCCGGAACCGTCTCTGGTGCGGGTCTGCGATCTCGCCGGGCGGCCGCGCGGCACGGGGTTCGCTGCGGACGAGCACGGCACGGTCGTCACCAGCCACGAGGCGGTCGACGGGCTCGCCAGGATCGTCCTGCACGCGCCGGACGGCCGCACCTGCGTGGTGCCCGCCGAAGCCGTGGCGGAGCTGCCCGGCACCGACCTCGCCCTCGTCCGCACCGAAGGCCTCGGACTGCGGCCCCTGCCGTTCGCCGCCCGGGCATCCGTGGCCACCGGTGCCTACGTACGCATCGCCGCGGGCGGCTGGCGCGAGGCACGGGTCCTCGGCACCTCGGCGGTCACGTACACGGCGACAGACCGCTGCCACGCGGTGGGCGCCGCCCTGGAGCTCGCGATCGGCACGGACGGAGCCGACGCGCTGCGGCTCGGCGGGGGCGCCGCGGGCGGGCCGGTCGTGGACGCGGTGACGGGCGCGGTGCTCGCCGTCCTGGGAACGGCACTGCGGCCCCGCCGGGGCTCCGAGCCTCCGGCTCAGGACGCCCACGGCTCTGCGGGTTTCGCCGCATGGAGCGCCGGGCCCTCGGTTCAGGATGGCCACCGTCCGGCGGGTTTCACCGGCTGGAGCTCCGGGCCCTCGGTTCAGGATGCCCAGGGCCCTGCGGGATTCGCCGGCTGGAACTCCGAGTCCTCGGCTCAGGATGCCCAGGGCCCTGTGGGTTTCGCCGTCTGGAGCTCTGAGCCCTCGGTTCAGGACGCCCACCGTCCGGCGGGCTTCGCCGTCCCGCTCCTGGCGGCGGCCGCCGCCGACCCGGGCGGGCCGCTCGCCGAACTCATCGCGCGCAACGCCGCGACCGTTCCCGCGTACGGCGAAGACCTCAACCTCGCGGGCGCACTGCACCTCACAGCCACCTCGGCGGGCTCCGACGGCCCGCCCGCCCCGCTCCACGAACCGGTCGAACGCCCCGACACGGCCCGCGAGTTCGCGACCTTCCTGACCGGCCCCGCCCGCGTGCTCGGCCTCGTCGGCGACCCCGGCACCGGACGCACGACGGAGCTGGCCGCCCTCGCCGCGCGGCGCGCGAGGGGCGCCGAGCCCGCCCCCACGCTGTGGCTGCGCGGCGCCGACCTGCGGGGCACGGACGTGTCCGTGGCCGACGCGGTGGAGCGGGCGCTCGACCGCGCGGGGCGCATCCTGACGGCGTCCGCGGAGGACGGCCAAGGGCTCGGCGACCACTCCGCGGACCGGGTGGCCCGGCTCGTCCACGCCGCGGGGCGACCGCTCCTCCTCCTGCTCGACGGCCCCGAGGAGATGCCTGCCGTGCTCGCCCACCGCCTCGCGCAGTGGAGCTCCGGCACGGCCCGATGGCTGGGGGACACCGGTGCCCGGCTCGTCGTCGCCTGCCGCGCCGAGTACTGGGAGCAGGCCGGCGCCCACTTCGACGCGGCATCGCTGCACGCCGCGGCTGACGGCGCGGAGCTCCCCGGCTGCGTACGCCTCGGGGACCTGCCGGAACCGCAGGCATCCCGGGCCCGCGCACTCCACGGCATCCCGGACGACGCGCTGGCCGCCGCCGACGCCCGGCACCCGCTGGCCCTGCGCCTGCTCGGCGAGGTGCGGGGCGCGACGCCGTCCGCCCCGCCGCCGGGCACTCCGACCCGCGAGGACGTCTTCAGCGCCTACCTGCACCTGCTCTGCCTGCGGGTCGCGGTGCGGCTCGCGGCGGCGAACGGGCTGCGCGGGAGCGCGGTGCGCCGCCTGGCGGCGAGGGTGTCCGGCCAGGTCCACGAGGCGGCCCGACGCTGCCTCGGCCCCGGCCACGGCGAGCTGGACAGGGCCTTCTTCGAAGAAGCCTTCCCGTGGGGGGCACGCCTCCACGGCTGCACGGGTTGGGCGTCAGCGGTGCTGACGGAGGGACTCCTCGTACCGGCGGGGCCGGGTTACCGCTTCGCACACGAGGAGGTGGCGGACTGGCTCCAGGGCACACATCTGGATGTGGACGGAGCTCTGGAGGCGCTGGTGCATCGATATCGGGGGGTGGGGGGCTCGCCGGGGGCGGGGGCGGTGGCTTCGGTGGACCGGGGGGCTGCGGCTGCGGCGGGGTTGGAGGTGCCGGTGGGGCCGGGGGTGCAGGTGGACTCGGCGGCTTCGGTGGAGTCGGTGGGCCTGGGGGTGCCTGGGGGGCCGGCGGTATCCGTGGGCTCGGCGGGTTCGGGTGGACCGTCGGTCTCCGAGTGGCCGGGGGGTCCGGCGGTTCCGCCGGATGGAGACGCGGATGGTGACGCGGATGGAGACGCCGTGGTCCCGGAACAGCGGCGGCGCAGGGCGGCTGCCGCTCGTGCCGCGGCCTCCGGCCCCGCCCGGGACTCCGCCCCAGCTCCTGCCCCCGCCCCTGCCGCCGTCTCCGCCCCTTCCCCCACCCCCACCCCCACCCCCGTCCCGCTTCTGCCCGTGCCGCGGCACCGGATCGGGCCCGTGGTGCAGGCCCTGCTGTTGCTCGGGCGACAGCGGGGGGCCGCCGAGCTGGCCTCCCGGCTGGGGGAGCTCACGGACGCGCTGGTGGAGTTCGGGGACGGGGGAGCGGCGGGAGGATCGGGCGACGGCGCTTGGTGGGCCTCGCACCTTCTCGGCGAGGTGCTGCTGCGCGTGCCCGACGCGACGCCCTACCTCGCGGTGCTCGAACCCCTCGCGGCGCGCGGGGAGTTCGGGACCGCGTTCTGGCTGGGGCTGCCGCTGGCCGAGGCAGACCGCTTCTCGCTGCTGCGCCGGCTCGTCGTGCACGACGGCCCTCCCGGCACCCCGGACCGCCGCCTGGACGCCGTCGCCGTACTGCTCCGCGCCGACCCCGCAGGCGTACAACCGCTCCTCGCGCGGTGGTTCGGCGACGAGCGGCCACTGGACGCGGCGCCCGACGCCACCGTCGCCTCCGCCGCGCAGGCGCTGCTCCACACCCACCGGCACCGCGCCATCGACGACCTCACCGAGGCCCTGGTCGACTGCGCGCACGCCCGCGCCGACGAGCTGCTCGCCGCGCTCGCGGAGGAGGAGCCCGCCGCGCTGTGCAGGGCCGTCGACCGCTGGGCCCGCGACGAACGCCCCGGCAGGCGCGTCGCGGCCGCCGCCTACGGCCTGCGCGCCGCCCCGCACACCACCACCGCCGCCGAACACGCGCTGCTGCGGTGCTCCGCCCTCGCGCTGCTCGCCCGCTCCGCCGACGACGCCCTCCACGGCGCCGCCCTCGCCCTCCTCGTACGCGATCCGAGCACCCGGGCCCAGCACCTGCCGGACGCCCTGCGACGCTTCACCGCCGGGGACCCGCGGCTGCCCGCGAGCGCCCTCGCCGCCGCCCTGACGACCCACCCCGAACCCGTCCTCGACGCCTTCCGCACCCGGCTGCACGCGCCGGATCCGGCCGCCGACGCCATCCTGTGCTGCCTCGCCGACGTGACCACGCCCGCCCTGGCCCGCCGCGTCGCCACCCTCGTCCACGACCTCCTGGAGACCCGCCCCGAGGCGGCCGCGCCCGCCGTCGCGTACATCGACCGCCGCCTCGAACACGGCCCCGACGTGCGCCCCGTCCTCTTCCCCCTGGTCGCAGGGCTCCTGCACAGCAGACACGTACAGGTCCGTGCGGCCCTCGCGCCCGTGCTCGCCGCGCCCGGCACCGCCGTCTCCCGCGCCCTGCGCGGCGAACTGCTCGACGTCCTGCTCAGCCAGGAGCGGGACGCCGCCGTTCTGGAGAGCGTCCTGCGGGCGGTGGTGCTCGGCGTGTCGGAGTGCGGCGAGGACCGCGCCCGCGAGCGCGTCCACCGCACCGTGCTGCTGCTCGTCCGCACGCCGGAGGGCGCGTCCCGCTGCGACCGGCTCCTCGTCGAACTGGCCCGCGGCCGTCCGGGCTTCGCCGCGCTGGTCACGGGCTGGCTGGCCGACGCCCCGCAGGACTGGGCCGCCCTCGTCGGCCCCAGCGCCCTGCGGGTGATCGAGAACCTCGCGGGCGGCGTCCGCGTCCCTGCATAG
- the rimP gene encoding ribosome maturation factor RimP yields the protein MSTTQSERLRQLLEPLVTSQDLDLEEIEVASVGRKRVLRVVIDSEDGVDLDQIADVSRALSAKLDETDAMGEGEYDLEVGSPGAERALTERRHYLRAIDRLVKFTLTEGGEVTARILTVDDEGLDLEVPGVKGRKPTSRRLAFDEIDKARVQVEFNRKDKKEEEA from the coding sequence ATGAGCACCACCCAGAGCGAGAGGCTGCGGCAACTACTGGAACCGCTCGTCACCTCGCAGGACCTGGATCTCGAAGAGATCGAAGTGGCCTCCGTCGGACGCAAGCGGGTGCTGAGAGTCGTCATCGACTCCGAGGACGGCGTGGATCTGGACCAGATCGCGGACGTGAGCCGGGCGCTCTCCGCGAAGCTCGACGAGACCGACGCCATGGGCGAGGGCGAGTACGACCTGGAGGTCGGCTCCCCCGGCGCCGAGCGTGCGCTCACCGAGCGCCGCCACTACCTGCGCGCGATCGACCGCCTGGTGAAGTTCACGCTCACCGAGGGCGGCGAGGTGACCGCCCGCATCCTGACCGTCGACGACGAGGGCCTCGACCTCGAAGTGCCCGGCGTCAAGGGCCGCAAGCCCACGTCCCGCCGCCTCGCCTTCGACGAGATCGACAAGGCGCGCGTGCAGGTCGAGTTCAACCGCAAGGACAAGAAGGAAGAGGAGGCGTAG
- the infB gene encoding translation initiation factor IF-2: MAKVRVYELAKEFGVESKVVMAKLQELGEFVRSASSTIEAPVVRKLTDALNQGGGNGKSAAKPAAPRKQAAPKPASPAAPASPSPAQAARPGPAAPKPPAPKPAAAEKPASPATPGPRPTPGPKPPAPKPAPASPAPAAPEFTAPPAAPAAPAAPQAPRPGARPGAPKPGGRPAPGQGQGQGQGRGDRGDRQGAPRPGGQGGAPRPGGARPSGPRPGNNPFTSGGSTGMARPQAPRPGGAPRPGGQGGPGGPGGAPRPQGQGGPGGAPRPQGQGGARPTPGGMPRPQGGAPRPGGGPAGNRPNPGMMPQRPAAGPRPGGGPGGGRGPGGGGRPGGGGGRPGGGGFAGRPGGGGGGFAGRPGGPGGGAGRPGGGGGFGGRPGFGGRPGGPGARGGTQGAFGRPGGPARRGRKSKRQRRQEYEAMQAPSVGGVMLPRGNGQTVRLSRGASLTDFAEKINANPASLVGVMMNLGEMVTATQSVSDETLKLLAEEMNFVLEIVSPEEEDRELLESFSIEFGEDEGGEEMLVSRPPVVTVMGHVDHGKTRLLDAIRKTNVVAGEAGGITQHIGAYQVATEVNGEERAITFIDTPGHEAFTAMRARGAKSTDIAILVVAANDGVMPQTIEALNHAKAADVPIVVAVNKIDVEGADPTKVRGQLTEFGLVAEEYGGDTMFVDISARQGQNIEQLLEAVVLTADASLDLRANPEQDAQGIAIEAHLDKGRGAVATVLVQRGTLRVGDTMVAGDAYGRVRAMLDDKGENVEEATPSTPVLVLGLTNVPGAGDNFLVVDEDRTARQIAEKRAARERNAAFAKRTRRVSLEDLDQVLKAGLVQDLNIIIKGDASGSVEALESSLLQLDVGEEVDIRVLHRGVGAVTESDIDLAMGSDAIVIGFNVRAAGRAAQMAEREGVDVRYYSVIYQAIEEIEAALKGMLKPEYEEVELGTAEIREVFRSSKLGNIAGVLIRSGEVKRNTKARLLRDGKVIAESLNIEGLRRFKDDVTEIREGFEGGINLGNFNDIKIDDVIATYEMREKPRG; encoded by the coding sequence GTGGCTAAGGTCCGGGTATACGAGCTCGCCAAGGAGTTCGGCGTGGAGAGCAAGGTCGTCATGGCCAAGCTCCAAGAACTCGGTGAATTCGTACGTTCGGCGTCCTCGACGATCGAGGCGCCGGTGGTACGCAAACTGACTGACGCATTGAACCAGGGCGGTGGCAACGGCAAGTCCGCCGCCAAGCCCGCGGCGCCGCGCAAGCAGGCCGCCCCCAAGCCGGCGAGCCCCGCGGCTCCCGCATCCCCCTCTCCCGCGCAGGCCGCCCGTCCGGGTCCGGCCGCGCCGAAGCCGCCGGCACCCAAGCCCGCCGCGGCCGAGAAGCCGGCCTCTCCGGCCACGCCGGGCCCGCGCCCGACGCCCGGCCCCAAGCCGCCGGCCCCCAAGCCCGCACCGGCCTCGCCGGCCCCGGCCGCCCCGGAGTTCACCGCTCCGCCGGCCGCGCCCGCAGCCCCCGCGGCCCCGCAGGCGCCCCGTCCGGGTGCCCGTCCCGGCGCCCCGAAGCCCGGTGGCCGTCCGGCCCCCGGTCAGGGCCAGGGCCAGGGTCAGGGCCGTGGTGACCGCGGCGACCGTCAGGGTGCCCCGCGCCCCGGCGGCCAGGGTGGCGCCCCCCGTCCCGGCGGCGCCCGTCCCTCGGGTCCGCGCCCGGGCAACAACCCCTTCACCTCCGGTGGTTCCACCGGCATGGCGCGCCCGCAGGCGCCCCGTCCGGGCGGCGCCCCGCGCCCCGGTGGCCAGGGCGGCCCCGGTGGTCCCGGTGGTGCCCCGCGTCCGCAGGGCCAGGGCGGCCCCGGTGGCGCTCCCCGTCCGCAGGGTCAGGGCGGCGCCCGTCCGACCCCGGGCGGCATGCCCCGTCCGCAGGGCGGCGCTCCGCGTCCCGGCGGCGGTCCCGCCGGTAACCGTCCGAACCCGGGCATGATGCCGCAGCGTCCCGCCGCGGGTCCGCGTCCCGGCGGTGGCCCCGGCGGTGGCCGTGGTCCCGGCGGCGGCGGTCGTCCGGGTGGCGGCGGCGGTCGTCCCGGTGGCGGCGGCTTCGCGGGTCGTCCCGGTGGCGGTGGCGGCGGCTTCGCCGGTCGTCCCGGCGGTCCCGGTGGTGGCGCAGGCCGTCCCGGCGGTGGCGGCGGCTTCGGCGGTCGTCCCGGCTTCGGTGGCCGTCCCGGTGGTCCCGGTGCCCGTGGTGGCACGCAGGGTGCGTTCGGCCGTCCCGGCGGGCCCGCCCGTCGTGGCCGCAAGTCGAAGCGGCAGAGGCGCCAGGAGTACGAGGCCATGCAGGCCCCGTCGGTGGGCGGCGTCATGCTGCCTCGCGGCAACGGACAGACCGTCCGCCTGTCGCGCGGTGCCTCGCTGACCGACTTCGCCGAGAAGATCAACGCGAACCCGGCCTCGCTGGTCGGCGTGATGATGAACCTCGGTGAGATGGTCACCGCCACGCAGTCCGTCTCCGACGAGACGCTGAAGCTCCTCGCCGAAGAGATGAACTTCGTCCTGGAGATCGTCAGCCCGGAGGAGGAGGACCGCGAGCTCCTCGAGTCGTTCTCCATCGAGTTCGGCGAGGACGAGGGCGGCGAGGAAATGCTCGTCTCCCGTCCGCCGGTCGTGACCGTCATGGGTCACGTCGACCACGGTAAGACCCGACTGCTGGACGCGATCCGCAAGACGAACGTCGTCGCGGGCGAGGCCGGCGGTATCACGCAGCACATCGGTGCGTACCAGGTCGCCACCGAGGTCAACGGTGAAGAGCGCGCCATCACCTTCATCGACACCCCCGGTCACGAGGCGTTCACCGCCATGCGTGCCCGTGGTGCGAAGTCCACCGACATCGCGATCCTCGTGGTCGCGGCGAACGACGGTGTGATGCCGCAGACGATCGAGGCGCTGAACCACGCCAAGGCGGCCGACGTGCCGATCGTGGTCGCGGTCAACAAGATCGACGTCGAGGGTGCCGACCCGACCAAGGTGCGCGGTCAGCTCACCGAGTTCGGTCTGGTCGCCGAGGAGTACGGCGGCGACACGATGTTCGTCGACATCTCCGCGCGCCAGGGCCAGAACATCGAGCAGCTGCTCGAGGCCGTGGTCCTGACCGCGGACGCCTCGCTCGACCTGCGGGCCAACCCGGAGCAGGACGCGCAGGGCATCGCGATCGAGGCCCACCTCGACAAGGGCCGCGGCGCCGTCGCGACCGTCCTCGTCCAGCGCGGTACCCTCCGCGTCGGCGACACGATGGTCGCCGGTGACGCGTACGGCCGAGTCCGCGCGATGCTCGACGACAAGGGCGAGAACGTCGAGGAGGCGACCCCGTCGACTCCCGTCCTCGTTCTCGGTCTCACCAACGTGCCGGGTGCCGGCGACAACTTCCTGGTTGTCGACGAGGACCGTACGGCGCGTCAGATCGCCGAGAAGCGTGCGGCCCGTGAGCGCAACGCCGCGTTCGCCAAGCGCACCCGCCGGGTTTCCCTCGAGGACCTCGACCAGGTGCTCAAGGCCGGTCTGGTCCAGGACCTCAACATCATCATCAAGGGCGACGCGTCCGGTTCGGTGGAGGCTCTCGAGTCCTCGCTGCTCCAGCTCGACGTCGGCGAAGAGGTCGACATCCGCGTCCTGCACCGCGGTGTGGGTGCGGTCACCGAGTCGGACATCGACCTGGCGATGGGCTCCGACGCCATCGTCATCGGCTTCAACGTCCGTGCGGCCGGCCGTGCCGCGCAGATGGCGGAGCGCGAGGGCGTCGACGTCCGCTACTACTCGGTGATCTACCAGGCCATCGAGGAGATCGAGGCGGCCCTCAAGGGCATGCTCAAGCCGGAGTACGAGGAGGTCGAGCTCGGCACCGCGGAGATCCGCGAGGTCTTCCGCTCGTCCAAGCTCGGCAACATCGCGGGTGTGCTCATCCGTTCCGGCGAGGTCAAGCGCAACACCAAGGCCCGCCTGCTCCGCGACGGCAAGGTCATCGCGGAGAGCCTCAACATCGAGGGTCTGCGCCGCTTCAAGGACGACGTCACCGAGATCCGCGAAGGGTTCGAGGGCGGTATCAACCTCGGCAACTTCAACGACATCAAGATCGACGACGTCATCGCGACGTACGAGATGCGCGAGAAGCCGCGCGGCTGA